A window of Pseudomonas mucidolens contains these coding sequences:
- a CDS encoding CHC2 zinc finger domain-containing protein has translation MPRIDYEKLLQNVSIEDIANRLGMTLKKTAVNQFKALCPFHDDKTPSLLIDARRDKGRQHFYCFSCGANGDCIDLVKERLNVGFKQAVEWLDPSASVVRTGGRSKVTEKNSVAPKVDLSALQFGYNLYKKGSDQAALDAWIKERRLDAAVIKRAGFIYASRNFLSRTLDAEKNRSVKREYAGDLEDAFLIRKLIPGVTAEMHLPFNSGSESTNGYSDFFIADRVIFPIHDEKGQLLGLAGRVSGVSSESTVPKYQFTREFPKSTVLYRADFAFKLVRSEAKKGNKKLVIYLCEGFLDALRFESLGFPAVAIMGSSISEAQVGLLQSLSHSLPKTASLTVVVSFDRDEAGLRGAADACLKLLNAPVECAFLWPTDLQLTEIGVSIGDRKDPNDYLELRAVESVVTFLQNATYPPQLSILANSFSVTAEDVLVASVWASAPRTRRFRAFSQALNLIEKSIGADAREFLQGSLLENDSSVRIPAFTEWLSFISESASEIYKSYSEDFLNDSGARLNHSRILAYMGSRRGELPCDEPRWERLDIAATAFNTLLIDRLKSATTSGPIGPYNAVWVPRSFGGAEYRLKIMPLPEDLIIQQYVLNEILTERWDHEGFTDTPFSMRIPAVRYYREGRRTITTGFDVKGGGDGEALTSQTLSFAYQIDMDVLEGRQPATDQGMYRPYAECWRDFMASLTKQATEIGYVYSIRLDVKRYYDRLRRYVVRDRLLAPLQSAIASVSDNTPDFAKLINFDMPEPTAASKAAFVLDRLDEHLFGVNYTRPDTGVLEETDPLMGIPQGPVLSAWIGSVALFPVDEEAFRFMSSVNTDSTRAGYARYVDDIVLLAGDPETLANLREAVDRCARKLELTLLAKAEEIPAMSAEDFASYINEGRALAAYGPAWEPPLVGDGESGWDFWSAAPATDRQSALHLLHNVELYKASKSTLIQTVKTAFQASDLRASELPKASRLIWYSIAVEHLDTSVRASDVLSQYLDTWDSCVYDAAWSLRPESNEWESPVLFSLEGLEHLIDKQARDVAELSAEENALRRCRIAWLADLVLTKEFEVYVFNSTPGPQHQLDVRLELVRWKAARLLGKHKRSEAHLHVERSKLVQVWQPFEWMHEAVALLSDAAQSEEDPLIPFVASTEDHLRKGTISGFAADVFIAMLPGSGMHSRLLNNASQSSAINIALQTIVSIVPKERLPICLSRRNHLIWSDTSASLVNRLILPPLPGIKTDRLLSCLGSQAGEDGTVLVNAIEALDFSSVDTNPAFIGADNAGVVQLMSTEWTPLPLVGSLSRLKSDLAKENYISLRERVLPVNISVTTETLKLAAKLFRSVAQVVVSYAENNEGKELVPAWPYIATDLNKQMYYLVAEGVSRDELGNRAFVRDGGRALRTAEVPIYEASLWRVGVAISDYLGLYDDVSKFGDAESDVTLDTVALASPARYVLRAQLRKLRGAYADSQISKRRGDDGVLPATVSRSLRLLETFPEQVEGSLDPILYVLAAEAESAGMYLAFRESWKCSDVASFLASLANKVLSRLPLSVSQVLATSDEAGSGIRRDLFGLLCFAKRLFSVSTESPVTEIPSWKALRAGVVSAGVTVAFEGIIASLRSHGAFERYESFDFPDAWEIPSAPTHVLEEKIPSGNTFQSNGRVLLTEQCRRLVQHIGHRLAQDNLERLSESLYEQLKTTAKALASIDYHDDEAESLLEWPFEVLSDHCLELLSLELLESVILLIKNLDEELGFESIVVIEKSYGYNPQTKRFTDSRNGVRDVTPWMISQFPKFSKHIEEITQDGRFLRVWSEVFDRESGRLLSVSALGEPFASIAIIKPNVEPPLQVEVIEELDGSSSTSNLNKSDVGVVEYVVVEPIISDSSSDFSSPQTSSSNSDGLGGEEVVVDELIEGLASDLKPDPADNANAPLENLIQQELGRDASAFRKQQAEQWTRRGEACKPSGLVRIALLQADFDLTYQHPFVETCPTHWPFNSKVNEAISLSLKASPDSKYGRLLRAAERHDTAYKWTKLETLPSWSEHRRRSILKRVIDTCQNFGVDLLVLPEYSVRRETVDWLKTYIINKGVSVLAGTYMNICSREDESHLSAPLTLLWPLPKSTSKVFLASLKKRKLGGNKDYDALERGHVLEFSRNKKYRSVALEEFFRPSALTLKPLFNPGELAGKLESVVGFEPSADVITHLLTEAKLPLKYLLELICSEAFLVSSPANYIQMTEDLKAMWRRFGRPAEIDEVFNDLKALSGKLSITGNGAEARRSILAVPAATSRSADYWFAGQSGFLAAGTTTVFCNSIDGKTLVGGSCFIGQGSWKSEETTMGYLSKVTPYHGWSKGIYYNNRNDALSKSDQALVIADVDPHNMLEGKPRAQTMPSPLQLVSYLPLVESIDWERTQSNLLNLLSISLPKDVLTSKEKIKNRPQDEHEFWQTVAKSKETLDETNLGELWRKFPDAGPLLSRASAHRNNSDMQPNAPRGALGLLAAPAFYDWIDVSLTLTEHQELPSIAVHPWKTPED, from the coding sequence TTGCCTAGGATTGACTACGAAAAATTGCTTCAAAACGTTTCTATTGAAGATATAGCCAATCGTCTAGGTATGACTCTCAAGAAAACGGCTGTTAATCAATTTAAAGCCCTCTGCCCTTTTCATGATGATAAAACGCCTTCTCTGCTAATCGACGCTAGGCGGGATAAAGGAAGGCAGCATTTTTATTGTTTTTCGTGTGGTGCAAATGGCGACTGTATTGATCTAGTTAAGGAACGGCTGAACGTTGGCTTCAAACAAGCGGTCGAGTGGCTAGACCCTAGTGCGTCGGTTGTACGTACTGGTGGGAGAAGTAAAGTCACTGAGAAAAATAGTGTAGCTCCTAAAGTCGATCTTTCAGCGCTCCAATTTGGATATAATTTATACAAAAAGGGATCGGATCAGGCTGCACTTGATGCTTGGATAAAAGAACGTCGCCTCGATGCTGCAGTTATAAAGCGTGCCGGGTTTATTTACGCATCGCGAAACTTCCTATCTCGAACGCTTGATGCAGAAAAAAATAGATCTGTTAAACGTGAATATGCTGGGGATTTAGAGGACGCGTTTCTTATCCGAAAGTTGATTCCGGGAGTAACAGCCGAAATGCATTTGCCGTTCAACTCCGGCAGTGAATCAACAAATGGGTATAGTGACTTTTTTATCGCTGATCGAGTAATATTTCCGATTCATGATGAAAAAGGTCAGTTGCTAGGTTTGGCAGGTCGGGTTTCGGGAGTTTCTTCTGAATCAACAGTACCAAAGTACCAATTTACGCGTGAGTTTCCTAAGTCAACCGTTTTATATAGAGCAGATTTTGCATTCAAACTTGTGAGAAGTGAGGCGAAGAAAGGTAATAAAAAGCTCGTAATCTATTTGTGTGAGGGATTTCTTGATGCGCTTCGCTTTGAAAGCCTTGGGTTTCCCGCAGTTGCGATTATGGGGAGCTCAATTAGCGAAGCCCAGGTTGGACTACTTCAATCCTTAAGCCATTCGTTGCCAAAAACTGCGAGTTTAACAGTCGTAGTTAGTTTTGATAGAGATGAGGCTGGATTGCGAGGCGCAGCAGATGCTTGCCTGAAACTTCTGAATGCCCCTGTTGAGTGTGCCTTCTTATGGCCAACAGATCTGCAGCTTACTGAGATTGGCGTTAGCATCGGAGATAGAAAAGACCCAAACGACTATCTGGAGCTTAGAGCAGTTGAGTCGGTAGTAACATTTCTACAGAATGCAACATATCCTCCCCAACTTTCCATTCTTGCAAATTCCTTTAGTGTCACTGCTGAGGACGTGTTAGTTGCAAGTGTGTGGGCTTCCGCTCCACGAACTCGTAGGTTTAGAGCTTTCAGCCAGGCGCTTAATCTGATCGAAAAGTCCATTGGGGCAGACGCCAGAGAGTTTCTGCAGGGATCTCTTTTAGAAAATGACTCATCAGTTCGGATTCCCGCGTTTACAGAGTGGCTGAGCTTCATAAGTGAGTCTGCTTCTGAGATTTATAAGTCTTACTCTGAAGATTTCCTTAACGACTCAGGTGCACGTCTTAATCACTCTCGCATACTTGCATATATGGGGTCTAGACGAGGTGAACTTCCGTGTGATGAGCCTCGATGGGAACGATTAGATATTGCCGCAACCGCGTTTAACACGTTGTTAATCGATCGTTTGAAAAGCGCTACAACTAGCGGTCCTATCGGTCCTTACAATGCGGTTTGGGTGCCTAGGTCTTTTGGTGGGGCAGAATATAGATTAAAAATTATGCCTCTCCCTGAGGACTTGATAATTCAACAATATGTGTTGAATGAAATTCTCACTGAGCGTTGGGATCATGAAGGTTTCACGGATACTCCGTTTAGCATGAGAATACCTGCTGTTCGCTACTATCGAGAAGGCCGCAGGACAATTACCACTGGCTTCGATGTTAAAGGCGGTGGAGACGGCGAGGCATTAACGTCACAAACCCTAAGTTTTGCTTATCAGATCGACATGGATGTTCTTGAGGGACGTCAGCCCGCCACCGACCAAGGTATGTATCGACCATATGCCGAGTGCTGGCGCGATTTTATGGCATCCTTGACCAAGCAAGCTACAGAAATTGGATATGTTTACTCTATAAGATTAGATGTAAAACGATACTACGATCGTCTTCGGCGATATGTCGTTCGCGACCGATTGTTAGCACCGCTTCAATCAGCAATAGCCTCAGTCTCTGATAATACTCCAGATTTCGCAAAGCTAATTAATTTTGATATGCCAGAACCAACTGCTGCTTCCAAAGCAGCATTTGTTCTTGATAGGCTTGATGAACATCTATTTGGTGTAAATTACACAAGGCCCGATACAGGTGTTTTGGAAGAAACCGATCCTTTAATGGGTATTCCGCAGGGGCCTGTACTATCGGCCTGGATTGGTTCAGTAGCTTTATTTCCTGTCGATGAGGAAGCATTTCGCTTCATGTCATCTGTTAATACTGACTCTACTCGTGCGGGTTATGCTAGATATGTAGATGATATCGTACTTCTCGCAGGTGATCCGGAGACGCTGGCTAACTTAAGGGAGGCTGTAGATCGATGTGCTCGTAAACTTGAACTCACGCTCCTTGCAAAGGCTGAAGAGATTCCTGCGATGAGCGCTGAGGACTTCGCATCTTATATTAATGAAGGTAGGGCTTTAGCTGCCTACGGACCAGCATGGGAGCCGCCTTTAGTCGGTGACGGTGAGTCGGGCTGGGATTTTTGGTCGGCCGCCCCGGCTACTGATCGTCAGTCAGCACTGCACTTACTTCATAACGTAGAACTGTACAAAGCTTCTAAGTCAACGCTGATTCAAACTGTCAAAACAGCGTTTCAGGCATCGGATCTTCGTGCGTCTGAACTTCCTAAAGCTTCAAGATTAATCTGGTACTCAATTGCTGTAGAGCATCTTGATACGAGCGTTAGGGCTTCTGATGTTCTATCGCAGTATTTAGATACTTGGGATAGTTGTGTTTACGATGCAGCTTGGAGCCTTCGACCTGAGAGTAATGAATGGGAATCACCTGTATTATTTTCTTTGGAAGGTTTGGAGCATTTAATTGATAAGCAAGCGCGCGATGTTGCTGAGCTTTCCGCTGAAGAGAATGCTTTAAGAAGATGCCGTATTGCGTGGCTTGCTGATTTAGTTTTAACTAAGGAATTTGAAGTTTATGTTTTTAATTCAACCCCAGGCCCTCAGCATCAACTGGATGTGCGATTGGAACTCGTCCGTTGGAAAGCTGCCCGGCTTTTGGGGAAGCATAAGCGCTCGGAAGCTCATTTGCATGTTGAGCGTTCTAAGTTAGTACAAGTCTGGCAGCCATTTGAGTGGATGCACGAAGCTGTTGCATTGCTCTCAGATGCGGCACAATCAGAAGAAGATCCACTGATTCCTTTTGTTGCTTCGACTGAAGATCATTTGCGTAAGGGCACAATTTCAGGTTTCGCTGCCGATGTGTTTATTGCGATGCTACCGGGAAGCGGTATGCATTCTAGGCTTCTGAACAATGCAAGTCAGTCGTCGGCAATAAATATTGCTTTGCAAACTATTGTTAGTATTGTTCCGAAAGAGAGACTCCCAATATGTTTAAGTCGACGTAATCATCTCATATGGAGCGATACGTCCGCTAGTTTAGTGAATCGACTCATACTTCCGCCCCTGCCTGGTATTAAAACTGATCGTCTTTTGTCATGCCTAGGAAGTCAAGCGGGCGAAGATGGAACGGTATTAGTGAATGCAATTGAGGCTCTCGACTTTTCCTCCGTAGATACCAACCCTGCTTTCATCGGCGCCGATAATGCTGGTGTTGTTCAACTAATGAGCACTGAATGGACGCCTCTGCCACTAGTGGGTTCGCTTTCTAGATTAAAAAGCGACTTGGCGAAAGAGAATTATATTAGTTTGCGCGAACGTGTTTTGCCAGTCAATATCAGTGTGACAACAGAGACCTTGAAGCTTGCTGCAAAGTTATTTAGGTCCGTTGCACAAGTAGTGGTTTCCTATGCTGAGAATAACGAAGGTAAAGAGCTGGTTCCAGCATGGCCATACATTGCAACTGATCTAAATAAGCAAATGTATTACCTGGTCGCAGAGGGCGTATCGCGCGATGAACTTGGTAACAGAGCATTTGTGCGTGATGGTGGAAGAGCTTTGCGTACGGCTGAAGTTCCTATCTACGAAGCCAGTCTGTGGAGAGTTGGCGTTGCTATTTCAGATTATTTAGGACTTTACGATGACGTCTCCAAGTTTGGCGATGCGGAGTCCGACGTGACGCTCGACACTGTGGCATTAGCGAGCCCAGCTCGATACGTCCTTCGTGCGCAACTTCGGAAGCTTAGAGGCGCGTATGCTGACTCACAAATAAGTAAACGACGAGGTGATGATGGGGTGTTGCCAGCTACTGTAAGTCGCTCGCTTCGTTTGTTAGAAACGTTTCCAGAGCAAGTAGAGGGTTCTCTCGATCCTATTCTCTATGTTCTTGCAGCTGAGGCAGAGTCTGCAGGCATGTACTTGGCATTTCGCGAAAGCTGGAAATGCAGTGACGTCGCATCATTCTTAGCGTCGTTAGCAAACAAAGTACTAAGCCGTTTGCCTCTATCGGTTAGTCAAGTGCTTGCAACAAGTGATGAGGCAGGTTCTGGTATAAGGCGTGACCTTTTTGGTCTACTCTGTTTTGCCAAACGATTATTTTCTGTTTCTACCGAATCTCCGGTTACTGAAATTCCTTCATGGAAGGCGCTGCGTGCGGGTGTTGTGAGCGCAGGTGTTACTGTCGCTTTTGAAGGGATCATCGCTTCATTACGAAGCCATGGGGCATTCGAACGATATGAGAGCTTTGATTTTCCAGATGCTTGGGAAATACCTTCCGCCCCGACACATGTTTTGGAGGAAAAAATACCTTCTGGCAATACGTTTCAATCAAACGGCAGAGTTTTATTGACCGAGCAGTGTCGTAGGCTAGTTCAGCACATTGGTCATCGACTGGCTCAAGACAATTTGGAGCGGTTATCTGAGTCACTATATGAGCAACTAAAAACTACTGCTAAAGCGCTAGCTTCAATTGACTATCATGATGACGAGGCGGAGTCGCTTCTGGAGTGGCCGTTTGAAGTGCTGAGTGACCATTGCCTGGAATTGCTCAGTCTGGAGTTATTAGAGTCAGTCATTTTGCTAATTAAAAATTTAGACGAAGAGCTCGGTTTTGAGTCTATAGTGGTTATTGAAAAGTCTTATGGCTACAATCCTCAGACTAAGCGCTTTACCGACTCAAGAAATGGCGTTAGGGATGTTACTCCGTGGATGATTTCTCAATTCCCTAAGTTCTCTAAACACATCGAAGAAATAACTCAAGATGGCCGCTTTCTACGAGTTTGGTCGGAAGTTTTTGATCGAGAGAGCGGTAGGCTCTTATCGGTCTCTGCGCTTGGTGAACCATTTGCCTCAATAGCCATTATTAAACCGAATGTTGAACCCCCCCTTCAGGTCGAGGTGATAGAGGAATTAGATGGGAGTAGTTCCACATCAAACTTAAATAAAAGTGATGTTGGAGTTGTTGAGTATGTAGTAGTTGAGCCCATCATTAGTGACTCGTCATCTGATTTTTCATCGCCGCAAACATCTTCTTCGAATTCTGATGGTCTTGGCGGTGAGGAAGTTGTAGTAGATGAATTGATTGAAGGTTTAGCCTCAGATTTAAAACCTGATCCTGCGGACAATGCGAATGCTCCCTTGGAGAATTTGATACAGCAAGAATTAGGCCGTGATGCTAGTGCTTTCAGAAAGCAGCAAGCAGAGCAGTGGACTCGGCGTGGTGAAGCATGTAAGCCCAGCGGCTTAGTTCGTATCGCTTTACTTCAAGCTGACTTTGATCTGACGTATCAACATCCTTTTGTCGAGACTTGCCCTACTCATTGGCCTTTTAATTCAAAGGTAAATGAGGCCATTTCTCTGAGTTTGAAAGCCAGTCCTGATTCAAAATATGGAAGATTGCTGAGGGCCGCGGAAAGACATGACACTGCGTACAAGTGGACAAAATTAGAGACTCTTCCTAGTTGGTCGGAACATCGTCGCCGCTCGATTCTTAAACGCGTTATTGATACGTGTCAAAACTTTGGAGTCGACTTGCTTGTTCTTCCTGAGTACTCGGTAAGGCGTGAGACAGTGGACTGGCTTAAAACATATATTATTAATAAGGGTGTTTCGGTCTTGGCTGGGACGTACATGAATATATGCAGCAGGGAGGATGAGAGTCATTTGTCGGCGCCCCTCACTTTACTTTGGCCTTTACCCAAGTCAACCTCGAAAGTCTTTCTTGCGTCGCTAAAGAAGAGGAAGTTAGGGGGGAATAAAGATTACGATGCTTTGGAGCGTGGACATGTTCTCGAGTTTTCCAGGAATAAAAAATATCGTTCGGTTGCGCTAGAAGAATTTTTCCGTCCGTCTGCATTAACTTTAAAGCCTCTATTTAATCCAGGAGAACTAGCAGGTAAGCTAGAAAGTGTTGTAGGTTTCGAGCCTTCAGCTGATGTTATTACTCATCTTTTGACGGAGGCGAAGCTCCCTCTAAAGTATCTATTGGAATTAATATGTTCTGAGGCTTTCTTAGTATCTAGCCCTGCTAATTATATCCAAATGACGGAGGATCTTAAGGCAATGTGGCGTCGGTTTGGACGGCCAGCCGAAATTGATGAGGTTTTTAACGATCTTAAAGCCCTATCTGGAAAACTTTCCATAACTGGTAATGGGGCGGAGGCCCGAAGATCAATTCTTGCCGTACCTGCTGCTACATCGCGCTCAGCAGACTATTGGTTCGCGGGACAGTCCGGGTTCTTGGCGGCAGGTACCACGACAGTATTTTGTAATAGCATAGATGGTAAAACGCTTGTTGGTGGCAGCTGTTTTATAGGGCAGGGAAGTTGGAAGTCTGAAGAGACTACTATGGGTTATCTTTCCAAAGTAACCCCTTATCACGGCTGGTCCAAAGGAATTTATTACAATAATAGAAATGACGCTTTAAGCAAAAGTGATCAGGCGTTGGTAATCGCTGACGTGGATCCACATAATATGCTAGAGGGTAAACCTCGCGCTCAAACAATGCCGTCACCACTTCAACTCGTGTCTTATTTGCCTTTAGTCGAATCTATTGATTGGGAGCGTACGCAATCAAATTTGCTTAATCTGCTTTCGATCTCACTGCCGAAAGACGTACTTACCTCGAAGGAGAAAATAAAAAACCGGCCGCAAGACGAGCATGAATTTTGGCAGACTGTCGCGAAATCCAAAGAGACGCTTGATGAGACAAATCTTGGTGAGTTGTGGCGGAAATTTCCCGATGCCGGCCCGCTACTGTCTCGCGCGAGTGCCCATCGTAATAATAGTGATATGCAACCGAACGCACCGAGGGGTGCACTTGGACTACTTGCCGCGCCAGCTTTTTACGACTGGATTGATGTGAGTTTAACTTTGACTGAGCACCAAGAACTCCCATCAATTGCTGTTCACCCATGGAAGACTCCCGAAGATTGA